In Maylandia zebra isolate NMK-2024a linkage group LG12, Mzebra_GT3a, whole genome shotgun sequence, a single genomic region encodes these proteins:
- the LOC112435633 gene encoding uncharacterized protein LOC112435633 isoform X1 → MENDTVECSTSGHIKQVISQAVTEESQVEAFHCSHCVLIFESKVYLFEHLNKVHGLNTEISLREAGLSPGTDKANTESSSSGDNFKCQRCDFKACSWDGLSEHEELCHKTSENPNVSGGVIISENLDSTLSVISANQNNEAAGTSEDPSVLSDISTSEANCTLKDLKILQESPSSSCPNSSGVFKVTAKSVIDITGSKSYPFLHTDLTTDLTKTPEQFRKETVPDSAVKRSSGKSLKGHPVKKAKLDNEEMLTEKEKENRQQSSSSEVSEDEDEADAAKVYSCKHCDYSDVGIRRISAHYQSDHPYIRYNSVYIQDASDHSATFRCLECPVEFLSTADLKRHYLENHPDAPDVFAMKSCGLSLVFKCFLCKFTINLLKSLKEHYKAKHATYEVENSLLFCRYSMSECQEESSQLSLDVHYQKSHPDEVITLDKIKQSACPTSHAASEMTSEKCSDSVIVVDHSETTPEACKNRSESSQTTKGESSKFPTKSSNEITTGLDISSSSLPNETFYCQFCSYTSTEVKSILGHHYAKHSMDAPIGTDDVLGYSAEMQKRQSESKMSKSPSSSQFNTSKQVKMCREKEDLYKEDYTADASETGERQNKSYACPENLFYCHKCNFGNLSVKGVIIHQAKVHRKCNSSTKCVLEYTALIHDEIRKANAKDSSSSRLPPPIINEGEEKAFFCHFCNYRHSTLDRVMRHYSKTHHGFKAKTSEVLLHTSKIHDQAQKSPLTSTQNEEAAQEILKLKMKKKKTRKHSKSLVISATPSVTTPHTKRSLNCYSYACAYKTDVIYALKTHLRKIHKVKRTVTDILRYYFRQGSLKRGYYCEFCVFRHEKAAAVYEHYQERHLGRVPCVEYVNSRLYAGPEMVLSKKKKPDLEQSGGNGTENRLLSQRSGQNKAGLSCKRCSFKSKSLSDLAHHYRMVHPLNAKLSKKTSASWRVEDQSDRSRSLSSKVFKCLYCSANFNSKQGLHIHCGLKHPEAVIERFEQEQKPKQQRKKRRHKTLKSSITAEKSLLIYKCPKCPYVNVSYQGTLTHCQMKHPAIVVWADELETGEVFASNMVNCTLGRSSNERGYLCKKCSQIHGSLTKLNAHCKMVHHDRKVYEHTDTESQPVHTSRGSARKDASVKNKTSRRVKIAKSRQAPQTETPEASPSTLLSGLRSSKQLYKCQMCTYKGPYRKYLQRHYKNYHKLDAVSIYKLLDKYNKRKWNSPSNVLKSGNSTKVKCLKCPELTFKSSQLLIDHYSTFHRSEWKLDFTVLSLGLRKKKNTGVYKCDHCNTQLNGIRMVCYHMDRHRARMLEKAKAAQRKESLISTTLEQESSEPCRQDETTTLETVNEVNRWNGTRVQSAATSELSDVQQPELESNGDKHTCRQCGRMFMSLKGLHSHEHSHAALAAIKKLDNSSTSGLKHNISKYLIHKSGTLRPFLCSCCTYRTTIFGLWRSHFMKKHNDLIMAAAETEDKDESEERFKESSNSSEKMNSLPEIDERPELIKGSLYLEPPDVRRQLNHYTMMAQSSIKSKVNVQLSKLPENSVLHCEFCNFSTGHLSSIRRHCLNWHGKKILRCKDCNFFTGLRKTLEMHMETGHSTCQSKPTHQKDLCCPFCLYQTKNKNNMIDHIVLHREERVVPIEVRRPKLSHCHQGIIFGSKKVMKNHELVGQGSLDQLEASVDNVPVTEEEEEHLSNMDQLDKDREDVEMEDLFADCDEVPQTENLEENYTTEKSALQIRECQETNGESPGETSESDIQHENAKPNSTVQQELQKQAELVLLETAREQETGKVEQSVTEVKITDTPCEDYGDPEEERQTNENQAQPEFTESGDKQQMETGNVEQSVTEVKSTDTPCEDYGNPEEERQTYENQAQPEFTESGDKQQMETGNVEQSVTEVKITDTPCEDYGDPEEERQTNENQAQPEFTESGDKQQMETGNVEQSVTEVKITDTPCEDYGDPEEERQTYENQAQPEFTESGDKQQMETGNVEQSVTEVKITDTPCEDYGNPEEERQTYENQAQPEFTESGDKQQMETGNVEQSVTEVKITDTPCEDYGDPEEERQTNENQAQPEFTESGDKQQMETGNVEQSVTEVKITDTPCEDYGNPEEERQTYENQAQPEFTESGDKQQMETGNVEQSVTEVKSTDTPCEDYGNPEEERQTYENQAQPEFTESGDKQQMETGNVEQSVTEVKITDTPCEDYGDPEEERQTNENQAQPEFTESGDKQQMETGNVEQSVTEVKSTDTPCEDYGDPEEERQTNENQVQPEFTESGDKQQMETGNVEQSVTEVKITDTPCEDYGDPEEERQTYENQAQPEFTESGDKQQMETGNVEQSVTEVKITDTPCEDYGDPEEERQTNENQAQPEFTESGDKQQMETGNVEQSVTEVKSTDTPCEDYGNPEEERQTYENQAQPEFTESGDKQQMETGNVEQSVTEVKITDTPCEDYGDPEVERQTNENQAQPEFTESGDKQQMETGNVEQSVTEVKITDTPCEDYGDPEEERQTNENPAQPEFTESGDKQQMETGNVEQSVTEVKITDTPCEDYGDPEEERQTYENQAQPEFTESGDKQQMETGNVEQSVTEVKITDTPCEDYGDPEEERQTYENQAQPEFTESGDKQQMETENDFKVDEETPAQKQDVKALEHKTLNIEAKVEDDILRHILQLANDDSKMHNKADEGKTVKMEKGTEASDIPLAEESNFPLFQNPKNQVGIEANSALTKLNIAHVNNTRTEESLKIERHMLTLPPTCAQLKMITGDILGVSFTKLKQEEVHTQQSSEQEPKPCTEIPVLEKECLKKEVHSPECFKEEEEKGPFEQKQNQESEMLTEDEERHQDQAPGDHDGMKDDDCLQEPEDCSWQCPL, encoded by the exons ATGGAAAACG ATACAGTGGAGTGCTCCACCTCTGGCCACATCAAGCAAGTCATCAGCCAAGCAGTCACTGAAGAATCCCAAGTCGAGGCTTTCCATTGTAGTCACTGTGTGCTGATCTTCGAATCCAAGGTGTACCTTTTTGAACACCTTAACAAGGTGCATGGCCTCAATACAGAAATTTCTCTCAGAGAGGCTGGTTTATCCCCTGGGACTGACAAAGCCAACACAGAGAGCAGCAGTTCAGGAGATAATTTTAAATGCCAGAGGTGTGATTTTAAAGCTTGTAGTTGGGATGGTTTAAGTGAACACGAGGAACTGTGTCACAAAACTTCAGAAAATCCTAACGTGTCAGGAGGTGTCATCATTTCAGAAAACCTCGACAGCACTTTAAGTGTCATTTCAGCAAACCAGAACAATGAAGCTGCAGGAACATCGGAAGATCCATCAGTTCTTTCAGATATTTCTACCTCAGAAGCAAACTGCACATTAAAGGACCTGAAAATTTTGCAGGAATCTCCTTCAAGCTCCTGTCCAAACAGTAGTGGTGTGTTTAAAGTCACAGCAAAGTCTGTGATAGATATCACCGGAAGTAAGTCGTACCCTTTTTTGCACACTGACTTGACTACTGATTTGACTAAAACTCCGGAACAATTCAGAAAGGAAACTGTTCCTGACAGTGCTGTGAAGAGATCCAGTGGTAAAAGTTTAAAAGGTCATCCTGTCAAAAAAGCCAAGTTGGATAACGAAGAGATGCTcacggaaaaagaaaaagaaaatagacaACAGTCATCCAGCAGCGAAGTCAGCGAAGATGAAGACGAGGCAGACGCGGCAAAAGTGTATTCTTGTAAACATTGTGACTACAGCGACGTGGGCATCAGGCGAATTTCTGCCCATTATCAAAGTGACCACCCTTATATCAGATACAATTCTGTCTACATTCAGGACGCAAGTGATCACAGTGCCACCTTTCGTTGCTTGGAGTGTCCAGTTGAGTTTTtaagcacagctgacctcaagAGGCACTACTTGGAAAATCATCCAGATGCCCCAGATGTATTTGCCATGAAATCATGTGGCCTCAGTTTGGTTTTCAAATGCTTTCTTTGTAAATTTACTATCAATCTATTGAAGTCTTTGAAAGAACATTACAAGGCAAAGCATGCAACATATGAAGTGGAGAATTCCTTATTGTTCTGCAGATATTCAATGTCTGAATGCCAAGAGGAATCGTCTCAGCTGAGTCTAGATGTTCACTACCAAAAAAGCCACCCAGATGAAGTAATCACATTAGATAAAATCAAACAGTCCGCTTGTCCCACATCACATGCAGCATCAGAGATGACATCTGAGAAGTGTTCAGATTCTGTGATTGTAGTAGATCATTCAGAGACCACACCAGAAGCCTGTAAGAATCGTTCAGAATCTTCCCAAACCACGAAAGGGGAATCTTCGAAGTTTCCAACAAAATCCAGTAATGAAATTACTACTGGACTGGACATTTCCTCATCCAGTTTaccaaatgaaacattttactgCCAGTTCTGCAGTTACACAAGTACCGAGGTTAAGAGTATCCTTGGTCATCACTATGCAAAACATTCTATGGATGCACCAATAGGTACTGATGATGTCCTAGGGTACAGTGCTGAGATGCAGAAACGTCAGAGTGAATCTAAGATGTCAAAAAGTCCTTCATCTTCCCAATTTAATACTAGTAAACAAGTGAAGATGTGTAGGGAAAAAGAAGATCTGTATAAGGAGGATTACACAGCAGATGCCTCAGAAAcaggagagagacagaacaaGTCCTACGCATGTCCAGAAAACTTGTTTTACTGCCACAAATGCAACTTTGGAAATCTGTCTGTAAAAGGAGTAATTATCCATCAGGCTAAGGTTCATCGAAAGTGTAATTCCAGCACTAAGTGTGTTCTTGAATATACAGCTTTAATCCATGATGAAATCAGGAAAGCAAATGCAAAGGATTCCTCTTCTTCCCGTCTACCTCCTCCTATAATAAATGAAGGCgaagaaaaagcatttttttgcCACTTTTGTAACTACAGGCATAGTACTTTGGATCGGGTAATGCGCCATTACAGCAAAACACATCATGGATTTAAGGCGAAGACTTCAGAAGTCCTTCTGCATACATCTAAGATCCACGATCAGGCACAGAAATCTCCTCTAACATCCACTCAAAATGAAGAAGCTGCTCAGGAAATCCTcaagctgaaaatgaaaaagaaaaaaacaaggaagCATTCAAAGTCTTTGGTCATTTCAGCAACACCCTCAGTGACAACCCCACACACAAAGAGGTCCCTGAACTGTTACTCATACGCATGCGCATACAAAACTGACGTGATATATGCTCTGAAGACGCATTTAAGGAAAATTCACAAAGTAAAGCGTACAGTCACAGATATTTTAAGATATTATTTTAGACAAGGATCATTAAAGCGCGGCTATTATTGTGAATTCTGTGTTTTCAGACatgaaaaagctgcagcagtTTATGAGCACTACCAGGAACGCCACCTAGGACGTGTCCCCTGCGTTGAGTATGTAAATTCTCGGTTATATGCTGGTCCTGAAATGGTCCTTTCTAAAAAGAAGAAGCCTGATCTAGAGCAGAGTGGAGGCAATGGCACTGAAAACAGATTGCTATCCCAAAGATCCGGACAAAATAAAGCTGGTTTGTCTTGCAAAAGATGCTCTTTTAAATCTAAATCTTTGTCAGATCTGGCACACCATTACCGAATGGTTCATCCTTTGAATGCAAAACTTTCCAAGAAAACAAGCGCAAGCTGGCGGGTGGAAGACCAAAGTGACAGATCTCGCTCATTGTCCTCCAAAGTGTTCAAGTGCCTTTACTGCTCTGCAAATTTTAATAGCAAACAGGGTCTCCACATTCACTGTGGATTGAAACACCCGGAAGCTGTAATTGAAAGATTTGaacaagaacaaaaaccaaaacagcagCGCAAAAAAAGAAGGCATAAGACATTGAAGTCTAGCATAACAGCAGAAAAAAGCCTCTTGATCTACAAGTGTCCAAAGTGTCCATATGTGAATGTTAGCTACCAAGGGACCCTCACTCACTGTCAAATGAAGCATCCAGCAATTGTAGTCTGGGCAGATGAACTTGAGACAGGTGAAGTCTTTGCATCAAACATGGTCAATTGTACTTTAGGAAGAAGTTCTAATGAAAGAGGGTACTTGTGtaaaaaatgttcacaaatcCATGGATCACTGACAAAACTCAATGCTCACTGTAAGATGGTTCATCATGACAGAAAAGTGTATGAGCACACTGACACTGAAAGCCAGCCGGTTCACACATCTCGGGGCTCAGCACGGAAGGATGcctctgtgaaaaacaaaacttcgAGAAGAGTAAAAATTGCGAAAAGTAGACAGGCTCCACAAACGGAAACTCCTGAGGCATCCCCATCAACTTTGCTGTCCGGCCTCCGCAGCAGCAAACAGTTGTACAAGTGCCAGATGTGCACCTATAAAGGACCGTATCGAAAATACCTCCAGCGCCACTACAAAAATTATCACAAATTGGATGCAGTCAGTATTTACAAACTTCTTGACAAATATAATAAGCGTAAATGGAACTCTCCCAGCAACGTACTTAAATCAGGCAACAGCACAAAGgttaaatgtttgaaatgtcCAGAATTAACATTCAAGTCGTCGCAGCTGCTCATTGACCACTATAGTACTTTTCACCGCTCAGAGTGGAAATTGGACTTTACTGTGTTGTCACTAGGattgaggaaaaagaaaaacacaggggTTTACAAATGTGACCACTGCAACACACAATTAAATGGGATTCGAATGGTGTGTTATCACATGGATCGCCACAGAGCAAGGATGCTAGAGAAGGCCAAGGCTGCGCAGAGAAAGGAGTCGCTTATTAGCACAACACTAGAGCAAGAATCCAGCGAG ccctGCAGGCAAGATGAAACGACCACATTGGAAACTGTGAACGAGGTTAATCGTTGGAACGGGACACGAGTACAGAGCGCCGCTACATCAGAACTCTCTGATGTACAGCAGCCAGAACTAGAATCGAATGGAGACAAACACACGTGTAGACAGTGCGGCCGGATGTTTATGTCATTGAAAGGCTTGCATTCACATGAGCACAGCCACGCAGCCCTGGCAGCCATCAAGAAATTGGACAATAGCTCCACATCTGGATTAAAACACAA CATTAGCAAATATCTCATCCACAAATCTGGAACTCTGAGACCTTTTCTGTGTAGTTGCTGTACCTATCGGACAACAATCTTTGGCCTCTGGAGGAGTCATTTTATGAAAAAGCATAATG ATCTCATCAtggctgcagctgagactgaagacaaaGATGAGAGTGAAGAGAGGTTTAAGGAGTCCTCTAATTCATCAGAGAAAATGAACAGCTTGCCTGAAATTGATGAGCGACCTGAACTGATTAAAG GATCTCTGTACTTGGAGCCCCCAGATGTGCGGCGCCAGTTAAACCACTACACCATGATGGCACAGAGCAGCATCAAATCTAAAGTGAACGTGCAACTTTCAAAATTACCTGAGAACAGCGTGCTTCACTGTGAGTTCTGCAATTTCAGCACTGGACACCTGTCTAGTATCCGGCGGCACTGCCTAAATTGGCATGGAAAGAAAATCCTCAGATGTAAAGACTGCAACTTTTTCACAGGTTTAAG GAAAACTCTGGAAATGCACATGGAGACGGGTCACTCTACCTGCCAGTCAAAGCCTACTCATCAGAAGGACCTCTGCTGCCCTTTCTGTCTGTACCAAACTAAGAACAAGAACAACATGATTGATCACATTGTCTTGCATCGTG agGAACGTGTAGTGCCAATAGAGGTTCGTCGCCCCAAACTGTCACATTGCCATCAAGGCATCATCTTTGGGTCAAAAAAG GTCATGAAGAATCATGAACTCGTGGGTCAGGGGAGCCTTGATCAGCTGGAGGCAAGCGTTGATAATGTGCCagtaacagaagaagaagaggaacatTTGTCTAACATGGACCAGCTAGATAAAGACAGAGAAGATGTAGAAATGGAGGACCTTTTTGCAGACTGTGATGAGGTTCCACAAACTGAGAACCTGGAAGAAAACTATACCACAGAGAAAAGTGCACTCCAGATCAGGGAATGCCAGGAAACCAACGGAGAAAGTCCTGGCGAGACTTCCGAATCAGACATTCAACATGAAAATGCCAAACCAAACTCTACTGTCCAACAAGAGCTGCAAAAACAAGCGGAGCTTGTGCTGCTAGAGACTGCAAGAGAACAGGAGACAGGAAAAGTGGAACAAAGTGTAACAGAAGTGAAAATTACAGATACCCCATGTGAGGATTACGGCGATCCAGAGGAAGAGAGGCAGACAAATGAAAACCAAGCCCAACCTGAATTCACAGAATCTGGAGACAAACAACAAATGGAGACAGGAAATGTGGAACAAAGTGTAACAGAAGTGAAATCTACAGATACCCCATGTGAGGATTACGGCAATCcagaggaagagagacagacataTGAAAACCAAGCCCAACCTGAATTCACAGAATCTGGAGACAAACAACAAATGGAGACAGGAAATGTGGAACAAAGTGTAACAGAAGTGAAAATTACAGATACCCCATGTGAGGATTACGGCGATCCAGAGGAAGAGAGGCAGACAAATGAAAACCAAGCCCAACCTGAATTCACAGAATCTGGAGACAAACAACAAATGGAGACAGGAAATGTGGAACAAAGTGTAACAGAAGTGAAAATTACAGATACCCCATGTGAGGATTACGGCGATCCAGAGGAAGAGAGGCAGACATATGAAAACCAAGCCCAACCTGAATTCACAGAATCTGGAGACAAACAACAAATGGAGACAGGAAATGTGGAACAAAGTGTAACAGAAGTGAAAATTACAGATACCCCATGTGAAGATTACGGCAATCCAGAGGAAGAGAGGCAGACATATGAAAACCAAGCCCAACCTGAATTCACAGAATCTGGAGACAAACAACAAATGGAGACAGGAAATGTGGAACAAAGTGTAACAGAAGTGAAAATTACAGATACCCCATGTGAAGATTACGGCGATCCAGAGGAAGAGAGGCAGACAAATGAAAACCAAGCCCAACCTGAATTCACAGAATCTGGAGACAAACAACAAATGGAGACAGGAAATGTGGAACAAAGTGTAACAGAAGTGAAAATTACAGATACCCCATGTGAAGATTACGGCAATCCAGAGGAAGAGAGGCAGACATATGAAAACCAAGCCCAACCTGAATTCACAGAATCTGGAGACAAACAACAAATGGAGACAGGAAATGTGGAACAAAGTGTAACAGAAGTGAAATCTACAGATACCCCATGTGAGGATTACGGCAATCcagaggaagagagacagacataTGAAAACCAAGCCCAACCTGAATTCACAGAATCTGGAGACAAACAACAAATGGAGACAGGAAATGTGGAACAAAGTGTAACAGAAGTGAAAATTACAGATACCCCATGTGAGGATTACGGCGATCCAGAGGAAGAGAGGCAGACAAATGAAAACCAAGCCCAACCTGAATTCACAGAATCTGGAGACAAACAACAAATGGAGACAGGAAATGTGGAACAAAGTGTAACAGAAGTGAAATCTACAGATACCCCATGTGAGGATTACGGCGATCCAGAGGAAGAGAGGCAGACAAATGAAAACCAAGTCCAACCTGAATTCACAGAATCTGGAGACAAACAACAAATGGAGACAGGAAATGTGGAACAAAGTGTAACAGAAGTGAAAATTACAGATACCCCATGTGAGGATTACGGCGATCcagaggaagagagacagacataTGAAAACCAAGCCCAACCTGAATTCACAGAATCTGGAGACAAACAACAAATGGAGACAGGAAATGTGGAACAAAGTGTAACAGAAGTGAAAATTACAGATACCCCATGTGAGGATTACGGCGATCcagaggaagagagacagacaaatgaAAACCAAGCCCAACCTGAATTCACAGAATCTGGAGACAAACAACAAATGGAGACAGGAAATGTGGAACAAAGTGTAACTGAAGTGAAATCTACAGATACCCCATGTGAGGATTACGGCAATCcagaggaagagagacagacataTGAAAACCAAGCCCAACCTGAATTCACAGAATCTGGAGACAAACAACAAATGGAGACAGGAAATGTGGAACAAAGTGTAACAGAAGTGAAAATTACAGATACCCCATGTGAGGATTACGGCGATCCAGAGGTAGAGAGGCAGACAAATGAAAACCAAGCCCAACCTGAATTCACAGAATCTGGAGACAAACAACAAATGGAGACAGGAAATGTGGAACAAAGTGTAACAGAAGTGAAAATTACAGATACCCCATGTGAGGATTACGGCGATCcagaggaagagagacagacaaatgaAAACCCAGCCCAACCTGAATTCACAGAATCTGGAGACAAACAACAAATGGAGACAGGAAATGTGGAACAAAGTGTAACAGAAGTGAAAATTACAGATACCCCATGTGAGGATTACGGCGATCcagaggaagagagacagacataTGAAAACCAAGCCCAACCTGAATTCACAGAATCTGGAGACAAACAACAAATGGAGACAGGAAATGTGGAACAAAGTGTAACAGAAGTGAAAATTACAGATACCCCATGTGAGGATTACGGCGATCCAGAGGAAGAGAGGCAGACATATGAAAACCAAGCCCAACCTGAATTCACAGAATCTGGAGACAAACAACAAATGGAGACAGAAAATGATTTCAAAGTGGATGAAGAAACACCAGCTCAAAAGCAAGACGTTAAAGCACTTGAGCATAAAACACTGAACATTGAGGCAAAGGTAGAAGATGACATACTGCGTCATATCTTACAGTTGGCCAATGATGACAGCAAGATGCATAACAAGGCAGATGAGGGTAAAACGGTCAAGATGGAGAAGGGCACTGAGGCAAGTGATATCCCATTAGCTGAAGAGAGCAACTTCCCTTTGTTCCAGAATCCAAAGAATCAAGTTGGTATAGAGGCAAATTCAGCCTTAACAAAGCTAAATATTGCACATGTAAATAACACGAGGACAGAGGAGAGTTTAAAAATTGAAAGACATATGTTAACCCTCCCGCCCACTTGTGCACAACTTAAGATGATCACCGGTGATATTTTAGGTGTCTCGTTTACAAAATTAAAGCAGGAAGAAGTGCACACTCAGCAAAGCAGTGAACAGGAACCTAAACCTTGCACAGAAATACCAGTACTTGAGAAAGAATGTCTGAAGAAGGAAGTGCACTCTCCTGAATGCTtcaaggaggaagaagagaaaggtcCTTTCGAGCAGAAGCAAAACCAAGAATCTGAGATGCTCACAGAAGACGAGGAACGACACCAAGATCAGGCGCCTGGTGACCACGACGGGATGAAGGATGATGATTGTCTGCAAGAGCCTGAAG ACTGTTCTTGGCAGTGTCCACTTTGA